In a single window of the Candidatus Auribacterota bacterium genome:
- the lptE gene encoding LPS assembly lipoprotein LptE, whose product MAPVFQICRSAADNPFLATSSVLYHSVQAPATFSGPRSPEKMFEKLHPRCIIQSMEWNGAGNMLSVRVSMSAAVAALLVGCAGPNVWVTIRPRFDSQKVHTIAVLPFENRSGCPGAGQVVSEKLTALLLQRGPYKIAPGGTLKADTPKNYSPPAGDMNPAVAMELGRSTGADALLIGTVLNYKSDRFHEVRFYGEPFDYGESPHPAYYDQMPVDWYKIDAVVEASIRLIDASTGRVIWSDSRVGTSSSYGAPPARGEAEVLDQAADSAARKLLLGLIPHQQRARVPRGSLVVCGAFIDHAVDIRSAFTPRDDALYVVIELDREFAGKEILVKIDKVDTGATISEERYTWEEASDIHAFKENIAALVAKGGPGSYRATYFMNGGRIAHTDFRIRKE is encoded by the coding sequence ATGGCACCCGTGTTTCAGATTTGCCGATCTGCTGCCGACAACCCTTTTCTCGCGACGTCCTCGGTACTCTACCATAGTGTGCAGGCGCCCGCAACCTTTTCCGGGCCCCGCTCTCCTGAGAAAATGTTTGAAAAACTGCACCCCCGGTGTATAATCCAGAGCATGGAGTGGAATGGAGCGGGGAACATGTTGAGCGTGCGCGTCTCCATGAGCGCTGCGGTTGCGGCGTTGCTCGTCGGCTGTGCCGGGCCCAATGTCTGGGTTACCATCAGGCCGCGGTTCGATTCTCAGAAAGTTCACACCATCGCCGTATTACCGTTTGAGAATCGATCAGGATGCCCTGGCGCAGGGCAGGTCGTGTCGGAGAAGCTCACCGCCCTGCTCCTCCAGAGGGGCCCCTATAAGATAGCCCCGGGGGGCACGCTCAAGGCCGATACCCCAAAGAACTATTCACCCCCCGCGGGCGATATGAATCCTGCCGTCGCAATGGAGCTCGGCCGGTCAACAGGGGCTGACGCGCTCCTCATCGGCACTGTTCTGAACTACAAGAGCGACCGCTTTCATGAGGTGCGTTTCTACGGGGAGCCATTCGATTATGGTGAATCTCCACACCCAGCCTATTATGACCAGATGCCCGTTGACTGGTATAAAATAGATGCCGTGGTCGAGGCGAGCATCAGGCTTATCGACGCTTCCACGGGGAGGGTCATCTGGTCCGACTCGAGGGTCGGCACCTCCTCTTCCTATGGCGCTCCCCCTGCCCGGGGCGAGGCGGAGGTCCTGGACCAGGCCGCGGATAGCGCCGCAAGGAAACTTCTGCTCGGCCTCATCCCGCACCAGCAGCGGGCCAGGGTGCCGCGGGGCAGTCTCGTTGTCTGCGGCGCGTTCATCGATCACGCCGTGGATATTCGCTCCGCGTTCACCCCCCGGGATGATGCGCTCTACGTCGTCATCGAGCTCGACAGAGAATTTGCGGGGAAAGAGATCCTCGTGAAGATAGACAAGGTGGACACGGGCGCGACCATCTCCGAAGAGCGCTACACGTGGGAAGAGGCGAGCGACATTCACGCGTTCAAGGAGAATATCGCCGCGCTCGTTGCGAAGGGTGGCCCTGGGAGTTATCGGGCCACCTATTTTATGAATGGCGGGAGGATCGCCCATACGGATTTCCGCATCCGGAAAGAGTAG
- a CDS encoding translation elongation factor-like protein has product MPEIEIGRVTHYFGHIQVAAIELSGPLSVGDRIRIVGHTTDCQENIESMQVEHQGITEAKAGDSIGIRVAEMVRPHDKVYKIVQDGGTASL; this is encoded by the coding sequence ATGCCAGAGATCGAGATTGGAAGGGTCACGCACTATTTCGGTCATATCCAGGTTGCGGCCATTGAGCTGAGCGGCCCGCTCAGCGTCGGTGATCGCATCCGGATTGTCGGCCACACCACGGACTGCCAGGAGAATATTGAATCAATGCAGGTTGAGCACCAGGGCATCACCGAGGCCAAGGCAGGCGATTCCATTGGTATCAGGGTTGCAGAGATGGTGCGGCCTCACGACAAGGTGTATAAGATTGTCCAGGATGGAGGAACGGCGAGCTTATGA
- a CDS encoding radical SAM protein, translating to MGSDPPFERVSTERGTFYTIHMKQPTHHEELPASYHRLHENGELARRAASALRILSRCALCPRGCGVNRLKNETGECRIGLRAVVSSVGPHFGEEPPLVGMHGSGTIFFSGCNLHCVFCQNFEISQSALGETVSPERLASLMLAMQNYGCHNLNLVSPTHVAAQILEALMLAVEGGLRLPIVYNSGGYDSPEILKLLDGVVDIYMPDAKYGSDAEGETYSHASGYWDWNRTALREMHRQVGVLEIDRRGIARRGLLIRHLVLPNNLARSENMLRFIAEELSPDSYVNIMDQYRPCHRADSFSELGRVVRPDEFARVLAHARSLGLHRGF from the coding sequence ATGGGCAGCGATCCCCCTTTTGAGCGTGTGAGCACTGAGCGCGGCACGTTCTATACCATACACATGAAACAACCCACGCATCACGAGGAGCTTCCCGCCTCCTACCATCGCCTGCATGAGAACGGCGAGCTTGCACGACGCGCCGCTTCGGCGCTCCGAATTCTCTCCCGCTGCGCGCTCTGCCCCCGGGGATGCGGCGTGAACCGCTTGAAGAACGAGACAGGGGAGTGCCGCATCGGCCTCCGTGCCGTGGTCTCCAGCGTTGGCCCTCACTTCGGCGAGGAGCCGCCGCTCGTCGGTATGCACGGCTCCGGCACCATTTTCTTTTCGGGCTGCAACCTTCACTGCGTCTTCTGCCAGAACTTCGAGATCAGCCAGTCAGCGCTCGGCGAAACAGTGAGTCCGGAGCGCCTCGCCTCGCTCATGCTCGCCATGCAAAACTACGGCTGCCACAACCTCAACCTTGTCTCTCCCACCCACGTCGCCGCGCAGATCCTGGAAGCCCTTATGCTCGCCGTTGAGGGCGGGCTGCGGCTACCCATCGTCTATAACTCAGGCGGCTATGATTCTCCAGAAATTCTGAAGCTCCTCGACGGCGTGGTGGATATCTATATGCCGGACGCGAAATATGGGAGCGATGCTGAGGGGGAAACATACTCGCACGCATCCGGGTACTGGGACTGGAATCGCACCGCCCTCAGGGAAATGCACCGACAGGTAGGTGTGCTTGAAATTGATCGGCGCGGAATCGCCCGACGTGGCCTGCTCATCAGACACCTGGTGCTGCCAAACAACCTCGCCCGCTCCGAGAATATGCTCCGCTTCATCGCCGAGGAGCTGTCGCCCGATTCTTACGTGAACATCATGGACCAGTACCGCCCCTGCCACCGCGCAGACTCATTCTCCGAGCTGGGGCGCGTGGTCAGGCCCGATGAGTTCGCGCGCGTGCTCGCCCATGCCCGCTCGCTTGGCCTGCACCGGGGATTTTAA
- a CDS encoding potassium channel family protein: protein MTLKYHRHLYVTLMLAIIMILIMVPFLRNDERGRFFLSLLLLLVILGALKILASSRRIFWVGVILGLGAGLCGPLLPLMTNLSPAAWSAVKYSLMGAYVAFFTLVIYVLLKSIFTGCRVTGDKIYAAISGYLLLGIFWALIYAIAEDLDPTSFGRVMPQWGGSFSELLYFSFTTLTTLGYGDIGPQTALSQTLSYMEAISGQLFVAILIARLVGMNIAQMTHTPPPAQEE from the coding sequence ATGACCCTGAAATATCACCGGCACCTCTACGTGACGCTCATGCTCGCCATTATCATGATCCTCATCATGGTCCCTTTCCTCAGAAATGATGAGCGGGGCCGCTTCTTTCTCTCGCTGCTCTTACTCCTCGTCATCCTTGGGGCACTCAAGATCCTCGCCTCATCGCGCCGCATTTTCTGGGTAGGCGTCATCCTCGGGCTGGGCGCAGGATTATGCGGACCGCTCTTGCCGTTGATGACAAACCTGTCACCCGCAGCATGGAGCGCGGTCAAGTATTCGCTCATGGGTGCCTATGTCGCATTTTTCACATTGGTAATTTATGTGCTCTTGAAGAGCATCTTCACCGGCTGCAGGGTCACCGGCGACAAGATATACGCAGCGATAAGCGGTTATCTCCTCCTTGGCATTTTCTGGGCGCTCATCTACGCGATTGCGGAAGACCTTGACCCCACTTCCTTCGGGAGGGTCATGCCGCAATGGGGAGGCTCTTTTTCCGAGCTCCTTTATTTCAGCTTCACCACGCTGACGACATTGGGCTATGGCGATATCGGCCCGCAGACCGCGCTTTCCCAGACGCTCTCGTATATGGAAGCAATTTCCGGGCAACTCTTCGTCGCGATCCTCATCGCGAGGCTCGTCGGCATGAACATCGCCCAGATGACCCATACCCCTCCGCCGGCGCAGGAGGAGTGA